One part of the Anaerolineales bacterium genome encodes these proteins:
- a CDS encoding AAA family ATPase, translated as MDQDRYDLFDHALKERLATESPLAARMRPRRLDEYIGQDDIVGEGRLLRRAIEADRLFSSILLWGPPGSGKTTLAMVIANHTQSYFVTLSAVMTGKADLAAVIEEARERRRLHNLRTILFVDEVHRWNKAQQDALLPHVENGTITLIGATTENPYFEVNGALVSRSRVFQLRPLSDEDVRRVLEQALQDAERGYGGRTIKFDEDAAQHLIHVAGGDARNALNALELAVESTPPTDGVVHITLPVAQESIQRRAVLYDKDGDAHYDTISAFIKSVRGSDPDAALYWLAKMLYAGEDPRFIFRRLLILAGEDIGMGDPMGMVVANAAAQAFDYVGLPEGIFPLVHAVVYLSTAPKSNSSLGYFSAYAKIEADGMVEVPDPLKDKNRDGKALGHGQGYVYPHNAPEHFAPQQYLPSGVLGTYFYTPSEQGYEAEIKDRLARWREAQRKALGITRSEEVPTPSKETADALKSRHKAGGNQ; from the coding sequence ATGGATCAAGATCGGTACGATCTATTTGACCACGCCCTCAAGGAGCGCCTGGCTACCGAAAGCCCTCTGGCTGCCCGCATGCGCCCGCGCCGCCTGGACGAGTACATCGGCCAGGACGATATTGTGGGCGAGGGCCGCCTATTGCGCCGCGCCATTGAAGCGGACCGGCTGTTTTCCTCGATCCTGCTGTGGGGGCCGCCAGGCTCGGGCAAGACCACCCTGGCCATGGTCATCGCCAACCACACCCAGTCCTATTTCGTAACCCTTTCGGCGGTGATGACCGGTAAAGCTGATCTAGCCGCCGTCATCGAAGAAGCGCGTGAGCGCCGCCGCCTGCACAATCTGCGCACCATCTTGTTTGTGGATGAAGTGCACCGCTGGAACAAGGCCCAGCAGGATGCTTTGCTGCCGCATGTGGAGAACGGCACCATCACCCTCATCGGCGCCACGACCGAGAACCCGTATTTTGAGGTCAATGGTGCCTTAGTGTCCCGCTCGCGTGTTTTCCAACTGCGCCCGCTTTCTGACGAAGATGTGCGTCGCGTGCTGGAGCAGGCCCTGCAGGACGCCGAGCGCGGCTACGGCGGCCGCACGATCAAGTTTGACGAAGACGCCGCCCAGCATCTAATCCACGTCGCCGGCGGTGATGCCCGCAATGCGCTTAATGCGCTCGAGCTGGCGGTGGAATCCACCCCGCCGACGGACGGCGTGGTGCACATCACCCTGCCCGTGGCGCAGGAGTCCATCCAGCGCCGGGCTGTGTTGTATGACAAAGACGGCGATGCACACTATGACACTATCTCCGCCTTCATCAAGTCTGTGCGCGGGTCAGATCCGGATGCCGCGCTGTACTGGCTGGCTAAGATGCTGTATGCCGGCGAAGACCCGCGCTTCATCTTCCGCCGCCTGCTGATCTTGGCCGGCGAGGATATTGGCATGGGCGATCCCATGGGCATGGTGGTGGCCAATGCCGCCGCACAGGCTTTTGATTACGTCGGCCTGCCTGAGGGTATCTTCCCGCTGGTGCACGCCGTGGTGTATCTCTCTACCGCGCCCAAGTCCAACAGCAGCCTGGGTTACTTCTCCGCCTATGCCAAGATTGAAGCCGACGGCATGGTGGAAGTGCCCGACCCCCTGAAGGACAAGAACCGCGATGGCAAAGCCCTGGGCCATGGTCAAGGTTACGTCTATCCACATAATGCGCCGGAGCATTTTGCGCCGCAGCAGTACCTGCCCAGCGGCGTGCTCGGCACCTATTTCTATACACCGTCTGAGCAGGGTTATGAGGCCGAGATCAAGGACCGCTTAGCCCGCTGGCGTGAAGCCCAGCGCAAAGCACTTGGCATCACGCGCAGCGAAGAAGTGCCTACGCCCAGCAAGGAAACGGCAGATGCATTGAAGTCTCGTCACAAAGCCGGAGGAAACCAGTAA
- a CDS encoding SCO1664 family protein, with the protein MLQSGGLELEGQFTSGSNYTFLVRVDGQLEGVYKPVRGEQPLWDFPPETLAGREVAAYLLSEALGWHLVPPTVLRTEGPFGPGSLQLRVQHDPEQHYFTFEDAVRQRLRPTAVFDLLANNADRKGGHILQGEDGHIWLIDHGICFHEEPKLRTVVWDFAGESIPPDLLDDVSALQVKLGAGGQLNEQLSAFLSPAELAALRQRTDAVLGRPVFPHPPQDERYMPWPPV; encoded by the coding sequence GTGCTGCAGTCGGGGGGGCTTGAACTTGAGGGCCAGTTCACCTCGGGCTCCAACTACACATTCCTGGTGCGCGTCGACGGCCAGCTGGAGGGCGTATACAAGCCGGTGCGCGGCGAGCAGCCGCTGTGGGACTTCCCGCCCGAGACGCTGGCTGGCCGCGAAGTAGCGGCCTACCTGCTGAGCGAGGCGCTGGGCTGGCATTTGGTGCCACCTACGGTCCTGCGCACGGAGGGGCCGTTTGGGCCGGGTTCGCTGCAGCTGCGCGTCCAGCACGACCCGGAACAGCACTACTTCACTTTTGAGGACGCCGTGCGCCAGCGTCTGCGTCCAACCGCCGTATTCGATCTGCTTGCCAACAATGCTGACCGCAAGGGCGGCCATATCCTACAGGGGGAAGATGGCCATATCTGGCTGATCGACCATGGCATCTGTTTCCACGAGGAGCCGAAGCTGCGCACTGTCGTCTGGGATTTTGCTGGCGAGTCCATTCCGCCTGATTTGTTGGATGACGTAAGCGCGTTGCAAGTCAAGCTGGGCGCTGGCGGCCAACTGAATGAGCAGCTCTCCGCCTTCCTCAGCCCGGCGGAGCTGGCCGCGCTGCGCCAGCGCACGGACGCGGTGCTGGGCCGGCCGGTCTTCCCGCACCCGCCACAGGATGAGCGCTACATGCCCTGGCCGCCAGTCTAG
- a CDS encoding DUF3090 domain-containing protein: MTKLIELRPVDHITTDAIGPAGQRVFYIQAWKEERIVAVIVEKVQVQSLAVAIEQFLAELNTKHVDLPNASADFEEGQMHIHPPVDALFRAAEIGMGYDAEQDLVALELREGVEAPEASTDDLHVARLWCTRSQIRSMANWGIEIASRGRPTCPQCGEPMDPAGHFCVKKNGHKH, translated from the coding sequence ATGACCAAGCTGATCGAACTTCGCCCGGTTGACCATATAACTACCGATGCCATCGGCCCCGCCGGCCAGCGCGTCTTCTACATTCAGGCCTGGAAGGAAGAGCGCATTGTGGCTGTGATCGTTGAAAAGGTGCAGGTGCAGAGCCTGGCCGTCGCCATTGAGCAGTTCCTGGCTGAACTCAATACCAAGCATGTTGATCTGCCCAACGCCTCCGCTGATTTTGAGGAAGGGCAGATGCATATTCACCCGCCGGTGGATGCGCTTTTCCGCGCCGCAGAAATTGGCATGGGCTACGACGCCGAGCAGGATCTGGTGGCGTTGGAGTTGCGTGAAGGTGTTGAGGCGCCGGAAGCCAGCACGGACGACCTGCATGTGGCCCGTTTGTGGTGCACGCGTTCGCAGATCCGCAGTATGGCCAACTGGGGCATCGAGATCGCCTCGCGCGGCCGGCCAACCTGCCCGCAGTGCGGCGAGCCGATGGACCCCGCTGGCCATTTCTGCGTCAAAAAGAACGGCCACAAGCACTAG
- a CDS encoding histidine phosphatase family protein, giving the protein MPTVLLIRHGENDYVKKQRLAGRLPGVHLNARGRAQAAALAAALKAVPLAAVYSSPLERAVETAQPLAAARKLRIIKRKGLLESDLGEWQGKLLKTLRRDKRWAVLQNTPSLFRFPGGEGMLEQQARLVSEVDALCAMHKAKDIIACVLHADPIKLIVAHYAGMPLDQFQRLSVATASVSTLHIQNGRATLERLNWVATET; this is encoded by the coding sequence ATGCCAACCGTGTTGTTGATCCGTCATGGGGAGAACGATTACGTAAAGAAGCAAAGGTTGGCGGGCCGCCTGCCCGGCGTGCATTTGAATGCACGCGGCCGGGCGCAGGCTGCCGCCCTGGCGGCCGCGCTCAAAGCGGTGCCGCTGGCCGCTGTATACAGCAGCCCGCTGGAGCGGGCTGTGGAGACGGCCCAGCCGCTGGCCGCCGCCCGCAAGCTGCGCATCATCAAGCGCAAAGGCTTGCTGGAAAGTGATCTTGGCGAGTGGCAAGGCAAGCTGCTCAAGACGCTGCGGCGTGATAAGCGCTGGGCGGTGCTGCAGAACACGCCCTCGCTGTTCCGCTTTCCGGGCGGCGAAGGCATGCTGGAGCAGCAAGCCCGCCTGGTGAGCGAAGTCGATGCGCTGTGCGCCATGCACAAGGCCAAGGACATCATCGCCTGCGTGCTGCACGCCGACCCCATCAAACTCATCGTGGCCCACTATGCTGGCATGCCCTTGGACCAGTTCCAGCGTTTGAGCGTGGCGACTGCCTCGGTCAGCACCCTCCATATCCAGAATGGCCGTGCCACGTTGGAGCGGCTAAACTGGGTGGCTACGGAAACTTAA